A stretch of Paenibacillus mucilaginosus 3016 DNA encodes these proteins:
- a CDS encoding helix-turn-helix domain-containing protein, which translates to MTYSVMIVDDEPEIRLGLRLKVEWDSPDLTVACEAANGMEALGKLAGEAVDIVITDMNMPVMNGVSFLESCHELYPGLKLIVITGYEDFHYARAAVRTHARDYLLKPVSQEELTAALRKVVRELDEEKSRQVQQEKVQWRLSQDYKEMKEHFLTGLVKEEGLDERAVTERSKWFELEAWAGRKVRFVTAGLRERGGAPLGEERTPDKLRTPFELLCREYAQTYPAQPLPVFRDGSYPGLMHFIAPAEPGAAEAFAEGLRKCAGAHLAFEPAVGIGGEAEGFGAWKEGYMSSLVAWNMAGSHVDAGSREHPDTRAEGAEDTAKVIRRHLIRGELDSFAWAVRRELEDAIRHSRGHLVKRIFGLYLLLDAIGSAGGVQLDSADQLWVRPDKVLALDTVEKAAAFLTGIGRRIQEGMGEKPEDAEGSVIRAAKAFIEANYMYELHLTMLAERFNYNPSYFSELFKAKVGKTFIQYVTEVRMAQALKLLEESELSLWDIAELTGFSNPSYFSSKFKKMYGVTPSEYRQKPEAPTRKN; encoded by the coding sequence ATGACGTATAGCGTGATGATTGTCGATGATGAGCCCGAGATCCGGCTGGGCCTGCGCCTCAAGGTGGAGTGGGACAGCCCGGACCTGACGGTTGCCTGTGAAGCCGCCAACGGGATGGAAGCCCTGGGGAAGCTGGCCGGGGAGGCTGTTGACATCGTGATTACCGATATGAATATGCCGGTGATGAACGGCGTCTCGTTCCTGGAGTCGTGCCACGAGCTTTATCCCGGCTTGAAGCTGATCGTGATTACCGGCTACGAGGATTTCCATTATGCCCGGGCGGCGGTCCGCACCCATGCAAGGGATTACCTGCTCAAGCCCGTATCGCAGGAAGAGCTGACAGCGGCGCTCCGCAAGGTTGTCCGGGAGCTTGATGAGGAGAAGAGCCGGCAGGTGCAGCAGGAGAAGGTCCAGTGGCGCCTCTCGCAGGATTACAAGGAGATGAAGGAGCATTTTCTCACGGGCCTGGTGAAAGAAGAGGGCTTGGATGAGCGGGCGGTGACGGAGCGCTCGAAGTGGTTCGAGCTGGAGGCGTGGGCCGGACGGAAGGTACGGTTCGTCACCGCGGGACTAAGGGAGCGGGGCGGGGCCCCGCTGGGGGAAGAACGCACGCCGGACAAGCTGCGGACGCCCTTCGAGCTCCTCTGCCGGGAGTATGCGCAGACATACCCCGCGCAGCCGCTGCCCGTGTTCCGGGACGGAAGCTATCCGGGGCTCATGCATTTCATCGCGCCCGCAGAGCCCGGGGCGGCCGAAGCATTCGCGGAAGGACTTCGGAAGTGTGCGGGCGCTCATCTGGCCTTCGAGCCGGCGGTCGGGATCGGCGGGGAGGCGGAAGGCTTCGGCGCCTGGAAGGAAGGGTACATGTCCTCCCTGGTGGCCTGGAATATGGCCGGAAGCCATGTCGATGCGGGCTCCAGGGAGCACCCGGACACCAGAGCCGAGGGGGCGGAGGACACCGCCAAGGTGATCCGCAGGCACCTGATCCGCGGCGAGCTGGACTCCTTCGCGTGGGCGGTGCGCCGGGAGCTCGAGGACGCTATCCGGCACTCCCGCGGCCATCTTGTCAAACGGATCTTCGGACTGTATCTCCTGCTGGATGCGATCGGCAGCGCGGGCGGGGTCCAGCTCGACAGCGCCGACCAGCTGTGGGTGCGTCCGGACAAAGTGCTTGCCCTGGATACGGTGGAGAAGGCCGCCGCCTTCCTGACGGGGATCGGCCGCCGCATCCAGGAGGGGATGGGGGAGAAGCCTGAGGATGCGGAGGGCTCGGTCATCCGGGCCGCGAAGGCGTTCATCGAGGCGAACTACATGTACGAGCTGCACCTGACGATGCTGGCGGAGCGCTTCAATTACAATCCCTCGTACTTCTCCGAGCTGTTCAAGGCGAAGGTCGGGAAGACCTTCATCCAATACGTGACCGAGGTGCGGATGGCCCAGGCCCTGAAGCTGCTTGAAGAGAGCGAGCTCAGTCTGTGGGATATCGCCGAGCTGACCGGCTTCTCCAATCCGAGCTATTTCAGCTCCAAGTTCAAGAAGATGTACGGGGTCACCCCGTCGGAGTACCGGCAGAAGCCTGAAGCACCTACCCGAAAAAATTGA
- a CDS encoding carbohydrate ABC transporter permease, whose protein sequence is MASARRPSLWRQDRTAYLFLLPWLLGFFCLTLGPMVYSFYLSLTKFNLLNSPRWLGLQNYVQIFTDDASFLQSLKITFQYVLLSVPLRLIFALLVAMALNKGIRALGIYRTVYYIPSLLGGSVAIAIVWKKIFDGDGLFNHFLATFGIEGPAWIANPLYVLYTIVTLSVWQFGSAMVIFLAGLKQIPADLYEASEVDGAGKVRQFFRITLPLLSPVLFFNLVMSIINSFQVFTPGYVIGDGRGGPIDSTLFYTLYLYLKGFSFFDMGYASALAWIMLAIIGAFTALVFVTSKYWVFYGDGKEERG, encoded by the coding sequence ATGGCATCTGCACGCAGACCGTCTCTATGGCGGCAGGACCGCACGGCATACCTGTTCCTGCTGCCTTGGCTGCTCGGTTTCTTCTGCCTGACGCTCGGACCGATGGTCTACTCGTTCTACTTATCGCTGACAAAGTTCAACCTGCTCAATTCGCCCAGATGGCTGGGCCTGCAGAATTATGTACAGATTTTCACCGATGACGCTTCCTTCCTGCAGTCCCTGAAGATCACGTTCCAGTATGTGCTGCTGTCGGTTCCGCTCCGCCTGATCTTCGCCCTGCTCGTGGCCATGGCGCTGAACAAAGGCATCCGGGCCCTCGGCATCTACCGGACGGTCTACTATATCCCTTCCCTGCTGGGGGGCAGCGTGGCCATTGCGATCGTCTGGAAAAAAATCTTCGACGGCGACGGGCTCTTCAACCACTTCCTCGCCACCTTCGGGATCGAGGGGCCGGCCTGGATCGCCAATCCGCTCTATGTCCTCTATACGATCGTCACGCTGTCCGTCTGGCAGTTCGGCTCGGCCATGGTCATCTTCCTGGCGGGACTGAAGCAGATTCCGGCCGATCTCTATGAGGCTTCCGAGGTGGACGGGGCGGGCAAGGTGCGCCAGTTCTTCCGGATCACGCTGCCGCTGCTGTCTCCGGTGCTGTTCTTCAACCTGGTGATGAGCATCATCAATTCCTTCCAGGTGTTCACGCCAGGCTATGTGATCGGCGACGGCCGGGGCGGGCCGATTGACTCGACGTTATTTTACACGCTGTACCTGTATTTGAAAGGGTTCTCATTCTTCGATATGGGCTATGCTTCGGCGCTGGCCTGGATCATGCTCGCCATTATCGGCGCCTTCACGGCCCTGGTGTTCGTGACCTCGAAGTACTGGGTCTTCTACGGGGACGGCAAGGAGGAAAGGGGATGA
- a CDS encoding carbohydrate ABC transporter permease, with translation MNQAASVLRIGRHAVIIAIGILMLYPVLWLLSSSFKPNTLIFSDTSLWPKEVTLSNYITGWKGLQGISFARFFANSAQISILSVLGNVITCSLAAYAFARLEFRFKKVWFSLMLVTIMLPYHVTLVPQYILYNKFEWINTYLPLIVPKWLAHDSFFILLMVQFIRGLPKELDESAVIDGCSQSQIYFRIIGPLLVPALITTAIFTFIWSWDDFFSQMIYLNKVQLFTVQLGIRSLFDPSGESNWGALLAMSVLSLLPIMTIFLSFQKYFLDGIATTGLK, from the coding sequence ATGAACCAGGCAGCGTCCGTCCTCCGGATCGGCAGGCATGCGGTGATTATCGCCATCGGCATCCTGATGCTCTACCCGGTGCTGTGGCTGCTGAGCAGCTCGTTCAAGCCGAATACATTGATCTTCTCCGACACGAGCCTGTGGCCGAAGGAGGTCACTTTATCCAACTATATTACGGGATGGAAAGGCCTGCAGGGCATCTCGTTCGCCCGCTTCTTCGCGAATTCGGCCCAGATCTCGATCCTCTCCGTGCTCGGCAACGTGATCACCTGCTCACTGGCGGCCTATGCCTTCGCCAGGCTGGAATTCCGCTTCAAGAAGGTGTGGTTCTCGCTGATGCTCGTCACGATCATGCTGCCCTATCATGTCACCCTTGTGCCGCAGTACATTCTCTATAACAAGTTCGAGTGGATCAACACGTACCTGCCGCTCATCGTTCCGAAGTGGCTCGCGCATGATTCCTTCTTCATCCTGCTCATGGTCCAGTTCATCCGGGGGCTGCCCAAGGAGCTCGACGAGAGTGCGGTGATCGACGGCTGCTCGCAGTCCCAGATCTACTTCCGCATCATCGGGCCGCTGCTCGTACCGGCGCTGATCACCACGGCGATTTTCACCTTCATCTGGTCGTGGGACGACTTCTTCAGCCAGATGATCTATCTCAATAAAGTGCAGCTCTTCACGGTGCAGCTCGGGATCCGGTCGCTGTTCGACCCGTCGGGGGAATCGAACTGGGGCGCACTGCTCGCGATGTCGGTCTTGTCCCTGCTGCCGATCATGACGATATTCCTGTCGTTCCAGAAGTACTTTCTCGACGGGATCGCGACAACGGGGCTCAAGTAA
- a CDS encoding ABC transporter substrate-binding protein, translated as MKKRYGFMALAMLAGTLSACGGGTGDQGTAAGTSGGTEQGKTEAVELRIMWWGDQKRADRTNEALRKFEEKHPNVKVIGEFAPSSGYFDKLNTQLASGTAPDVFFLGGNVVDYANKGVLLELEPYVGKELNLSDMDKGMIDYGTIKGKLQHISAGANARGIVVNTELFKKAGMEVPKDGWTWDDYARISKELAEKLGKGYYGTYDFTVDGMDIFLKQRGKQLYDMENNALGFEAKDIEEWFQYWERMHKEGGVVTPEQQVSNPPADTSKSLIVTGRAAMGLISSNQLVAHQNLTKDALTLVQLPRGPKGTAVIFESSQGLSGYAKTKHPKEVAQLMNFFINDPDAAKILGNDRGVPVTAAMRDLLKKEANPVEQIIYDYTSRVSEAGKKEPVKVSYNLPGFTEFSKLAETTVQEIGFGKKDVQKGVEDFYNGTVKIFNNNK; from the coding sequence ATGAAAAAACGATACGGATTCATGGCGCTGGCCATGCTGGCCGGCACGCTGTCCGCCTGCGGCGGCGGTACGGGAGACCAGGGGACGGCTGCGGGAACCAGCGGCGGAACGGAGCAGGGGAAGACGGAAGCCGTGGAGCTGCGCATCATGTGGTGGGGCGACCAGAAACGGGCGGACCGCACGAACGAGGCGCTGCGCAAATTCGAGGAGAAGCACCCGAATGTCAAGGTGATCGGGGAGTTCGCTCCGAGCTCCGGTTACTTCGACAAGCTTAATACCCAGCTGGCTTCCGGTACAGCCCCGGACGTGTTCTTCCTTGGCGGCAACGTGGTGGATTACGCCAACAAGGGCGTGCTGCTTGAACTCGAGCCCTATGTCGGCAAAGAGCTCAACCTGAGCGACATGGACAAGGGCATGATCGACTACGGGACGATCAAGGGCAAGCTGCAGCACATCTCGGCAGGGGCCAACGCCCGGGGGATTGTCGTCAACACAGAGCTGTTCAAGAAGGCCGGCATGGAAGTGCCGAAGGACGGGTGGACCTGGGACGATTATGCCCGGATCAGCAAGGAGCTGGCGGAGAAGCTGGGCAAAGGGTATTACGGCACGTATGACTTCACGGTCGACGGCATGGATATTTTCCTGAAGCAGAGGGGCAAGCAGCTCTACGATATGGAGAACAACGCCCTGGGCTTCGAGGCCAAGGATATCGAGGAGTGGTTCCAGTATTGGGAGCGCATGCACAAGGAGGGCGGGGTGGTGACGCCGGAGCAGCAGGTCTCGAACCCGCCGGCGGACACGAGCAAATCCCTGATCGTCACGGGCCGGGCGGCGATGGGGCTCATCTCCTCCAACCAGCTCGTCGCCCACCAGAACCTGACCAAGGATGCGCTGACCCTGGTGCAGCTGCCGAGAGGCCCGAAGGGCACGGCCGTTATCTTCGAATCGAGCCAGGGCCTCTCCGGCTACGCGAAGACGAAGCATCCGAAGGAAGTGGCGCAGCTCATGAATTTCTTCATCAACGACCCGGATGCGGCCAAGATCCTGGGCAACGACCGCGGGGTCCCGGTGACGGCGGCCATGCGCGATCTGCTCAAGAAAGAGGCGAATCCGGTGGAGCAGATCATCTACGACTACACGAGCCGGGTGTCCGAAGCGGGCAAGAAGGAACCGGTGAAGGTCAGCTACAACCTGCCGGGCTTCACGGAGTTCTCCAAGCTGGCCGAAACGACGGTGCAGGAGATCGGCTTCGGCAAGAAGGACGTCCAGAAGGGCGTCGAGGACTTCTATAACGGCACGGTCAAGATTTTCAACAACAACAAGTAG
- a CDS encoding MGH1-like glycoside hydrolase domain-containing protein — translation MSMGLQLLDRLRQTDTGAKVGALKKESDAAVLGEWKGSGVKFASSSEDFEEVYYTALRKLLDCIVPAGGEAPILHEGGVYLGCWLESTGTINAEILSRFIPSVSEASFGLFADYQREDGLMPYKITGSGPSYRQIQMVTPLARSVWNHYLLNGRNREFLSKMYGAMQRFDGWLAAWRNTRGTGGVEAFCTFDTGHDLSPRFWHVPDTPHLGDPRECWPDSPVLPFVAPDLTANAACQRHYLARIAQELGDTTQAWKARAEESERSLLRHCYHEEDGFFYDLDRSGQQVRVQSDVLLRVLACEIGDRAFFDEALRRYLLNTRKFFAKYPFTSVAMDDPRFDPFSSYNTWAGAVNFLSLIRAPHAFEHHGRHVELTWVLQPILSAMSRMRRFGQCLSPWTGEEGYTESYSPAILCLLDYVERLCGILPMPGGELWFTGLVPYAMDHGREVAEATAYSRIVDGVTYELVNTREEAVLYRDGEEHLRFPAGTRAVTDRSGNLQSLVGMSVRTVQGSVIYRGSEIGVTVKGNEQLQLAGGRLVTLLDIGVVVPAYA, via the coding sequence ATGAGCATGGGGCTGCAGCTGCTTGATCGGCTGAGACAGACGGATACAGGGGCGAAGGTCGGTGCTTTGAAAAAGGAATCGGATGCCGCGGTGCTCGGGGAGTGGAAAGGCTCCGGCGTCAAATTCGCCTCTTCCTCGGAGGACTTCGAGGAGGTCTATTACACGGCGCTGCGCAAGCTGCTGGACTGCATTGTTCCGGCCGGCGGGGAGGCGCCCATCCTCCATGAGGGCGGCGTCTATCTTGGCTGCTGGCTGGAGAGCACGGGGACGATCAACGCGGAGATTCTCTCGCGGTTTATCCCGTCGGTGTCCGAGGCTTCCTTCGGGCTGTTCGCGGACTACCAGAGGGAGGACGGGCTCATGCCCTACAAGATCACGGGCAGCGGCCCTTCGTACAGGCAGATTCAGATGGTGACCCCCCTGGCAAGAAGCGTGTGGAACCACTATCTGCTGAACGGCCGGAACCGGGAATTCTTAAGCAAAATGTACGGGGCCATGCAGCGGTTCGACGGGTGGCTGGCCGCCTGGCGGAACACCCGGGGAACCGGCGGGGTCGAAGCGTTCTGCACCTTCGATACGGGCCACGACCTGTCGCCGCGCTTCTGGCATGTGCCGGACACGCCGCATCTCGGCGATCCGAGAGAGTGCTGGCCGGACTCCCCGGTTCTTCCCTTTGTGGCGCCCGACCTGACGGCGAATGCGGCCTGCCAGCGGCACTATCTGGCGCGGATCGCCCAGGAGCTGGGAGACACGACGCAGGCCTGGAAGGCCAGGGCGGAAGAGAGCGAACGCAGCCTGCTGCGTCACTGCTATCACGAAGAGGACGGCTTCTTCTACGATCTGGACCGCAGCGGACAGCAGGTCCGGGTGCAGTCCGACGTGCTGCTGCGGGTGCTGGCGTGCGAGATCGGGGACCGGGCTTTCTTCGATGAGGCGCTGCGCAGGTATCTGCTCAATACCCGCAAGTTCTTCGCCAAGTACCCGTTCACCTCGGTAGCGATGGACGATCCGCGCTTCGACCCTTTCTCGAGCTACAACACCTGGGCCGGTGCGGTGAACTTCCTGAGCCTGATCCGGGCGCCGCATGCGTTCGAGCATCACGGCCGGCATGTGGAGCTGACATGGGTGCTGCAGCCGATCCTCTCCGCAATGAGCCGGATGCGCCGGTTCGGCCAGTGCCTGAGCCCCTGGACCGGGGAAGAGGGCTACACCGAATCGTATTCGCCGGCGATCCTGTGCCTGCTCGATTATGTGGAGCGGCTCTGCGGCATTCTGCCCATGCCGGGGGGAGAGCTCTGGTTCACCGGGCTCGTGCCTTACGCGATGGATCACGGCCGGGAGGTCGCGGAGGCGACCGCCTACAGCCGGATCGTGGACGGCGTCACGTATGAGCTTGTGAATACGCGGGAGGAGGCGGTCCTCTACCGGGACGGCGAGGAGCATCTCCGCTTCCCGGCGGGAACGCGGGCCGTGACCGACCGCAGCGGGAACCTGCAGTCGCTCGTCGGCATGAGCGTGCGGACGGTGCAGGGAAGTGTCATTTACAGGGGAAGCGAGATCGGAGTGACGGTCAAGGGGAACGAACAGCTGCAGCTGGCCGGAGGGCGCCTTGTCACCCTGCTCGACATTGGGGTCGTCGTCCCGGCCTATGCGTAA